In Candidatus Dormiibacterota bacterium, one genomic interval encodes:
- the trxB gene encoding thioredoxin-disulfide reductase — protein sequence MDDRTFDIAVIGAGPAGLAAALYAGRSLVRTVVIEGKAPGGQLLNTELIEDYPGFVSILGHELASQMIEQATRFGAEMVYSPVERIRVEDDGSKVVETHDGEYRAAAVIVTSGGNPRKLEVPGEEEYAGRGVSYCAVCDGAFFKGEHLAVIGGGDAAVEEAMFLTRYASRVTLIHRRDQLRASPILVNEAREDPKLELLLDTVVESIEGTPVHTADHSGKVTHLHIRDVNTGEKGTLDVGGVFIFVGFLPNTGLVDRHVAHDAGGYYLTDPYSMMTSVPGIFAAGDVRAQLTRQITTAVGDATTAALAATKWVEERAKGNPDPFGTFMSASREGGWVG from the coding sequence GTGGACGACCGCACCTTCGACATCGCCGTGATCGGCGCCGGCCCCGCCGGGCTCGCCGCGGCCCTGTACGCGGGCCGCAGCCTGGTCCGGACCGTGGTCATCGAGGGCAAGGCGCCCGGCGGCCAGCTGCTGAACACCGAGCTGATCGAGGACTACCCCGGCTTCGTCAGCATCCTCGGCCACGAGCTCGCCAGCCAGATGATCGAGCAGGCCACCCGCTTCGGCGCCGAGATGGTCTACTCGCCGGTGGAGCGGATCCGCGTCGAGGACGACGGCAGCAAGGTGGTCGAGACCCACGACGGCGAGTACCGCGCCGCGGCGGTGATCGTCACCTCGGGCGGCAATCCCCGCAAGCTCGAGGTGCCCGGCGAGGAGGAGTACGCCGGCCGCGGCGTCTCCTACTGCGCGGTCTGCGACGGCGCCTTCTTCAAGGGCGAGCACCTCGCGGTCATCGGCGGGGGTGACGCCGCCGTCGAGGAGGCGATGTTCCTCACCCGCTACGCCAGCAGGGTGACCCTCATCCACCGCCGCGACCAGCTCCGGGCCTCGCCGATCCTGGTCAACGAGGCGAGGGAGGACCCCAAGCTCGAGCTGCTCCTCGACACCGTGGTGGAGAGCATCGAGGGCACCCCGGTGCACACCGCCGACCACTCCGGCAAGGTGACCCACCTCCACATCCGGGACGTCAACACCGGCGAGAAGGGCACCCTGGACGTCGGCGGCGTCTTCATCTTCGTCGGGTTCCTGCCCAACACCGGCCTGGTCGACCGGCACGTCGCGCACGACGCCGGCGGCTACTACCTGACCGACCCCTACTCGATGATGACCAGCGTCCCGGGGATCTTCGCCGCCGGTGACGTGCGCGCCCAGCTGACCCGCCAGATCACCACCGCGGTCGGCGACGCCACCACCGCCGCGCTCGCCGCGACCAAGTGGGTGGAGGAGCGGGCCAAGGGCAACCCCGACCCCTTCGGGACCTTCATGAGCGCCTCGCGGGAGGGGGGCTGGGTCGGGTGA
- a CDS encoding cob(I)yrinic acid a,c-diamide adenosyltransferase: protein MSSIVTRGGDGGETSLLYGGRVPKDDLHTEAYGALDEAISALGLARATETDPARAGRLLALQRQLFTVGAELATGRGERHLLEKHFPTVDAAMVDELERETHALEERVPLPRAFVIPGGTAAAAAVDMARTLVRRAERRAVALHRAGELENAEVLRYLNRCSDLLFMLAREAEQGAITQK from the coding sequence GTGAGCAGCATCGTCACCCGCGGCGGGGACGGCGGTGAGACCAGCCTCCTCTACGGCGGGCGGGTGCCCAAGGACGACCTCCACACCGAGGCCTACGGCGCCCTCGACGAGGCCATCTCCGCGCTCGGGCTGGCCCGGGCCACCGAGACCGACCCGGCGCGGGCCGGGCGGCTGCTCGCCCTCCAGCGCCAGCTCTTCACCGTCGGTGCCGAGCTCGCCACCGGCAGGGGCGAACGTCACCTGCTCGAGAAGCACTTCCCCACCGTCGATGCCGCGATGGTCGACGAGCTCGAGCGCGAGACCCACGCCCTCGAGGAGCGGGTGCCGCTGCCCCGCGCCTTCGTCATCCCCGGCGGCACCGCGGCGGCGGCGGCGGTGGACATGGCCCGCACCCTGGTGCGCCGCGCCGAGCGGCGTGCGGTGGCGCTCCACCGCGCCGGCGAGCTCGAGAACGCCGAGGTGCTCCGCTACCTCAACCGCTGCTCCGACCTGCTCTTCATGCTCGCCCGCGAGGCCGAGCAGGGGGCCATCACCCAGAAGTGA
- a CDS encoding aldo/keto reductase, which yields MKALPGRASAEATAAHAAARPAAPGHWREIGGLTLSSVGLGTYLGGDDDATDAGYAAAMTRALELGCNVVDTAVNYRYQRSERIVGATLAALVEAGRVERGAVVVASKGGFLSGESGHPGGMRGWVVEALLDPGVIAAEDIVAGCHCMTPAYLRHQLATSRRNLNVECVDIHYLHNPETQLAEVPRPEFLRRIRDAFATLEAAVDAGEVGVYGVATWDGLRAEPGSPGHLSLEELVGCAVEVAGDGHHFRALQLPLNLAMPEAAAKPTQATAAGAVPLLAAAADHRMTVMASASLLQSRVIGRLPAALREVLGGPTDAQSAIQFTRSAPGLTTALVGMSRVEHVEENLAVAARPPLSADAFASILR from the coding sequence GTGAAGGCGCTCCCCGGCCGCGCCTCCGCCGAGGCCACCGCCGCACACGCGGCGGCCCGGCCCGCCGCCCCCGGCCACTGGCGTGAGATCGGCGGCCTCACCCTCTCGTCGGTGGGCCTGGGCACCTACCTCGGAGGCGACGACGACGCCACCGACGCCGGCTACGCCGCCGCGATGACCCGGGCGCTGGAGCTCGGCTGCAACGTCGTCGACACCGCGGTGAACTACCGGTACCAGCGCAGCGAGCGGATCGTCGGCGCCACCCTCGCCGCCCTGGTCGAGGCCGGCCGGGTCGAGCGCGGCGCCGTGGTCGTGGCCAGCAAGGGCGGCTTCCTCAGCGGCGAGAGCGGCCACCCCGGGGGGATGCGGGGGTGGGTCGTCGAGGCGCTCCTCGATCCCGGGGTGATCGCCGCCGAGGACATCGTCGCCGGCTGCCACTGCATGACCCCGGCGTACCTCCGCCACCAGCTGGCCACCAGCCGGCGCAACCTCAACGTCGAGTGCGTCGACATCCACTACCTCCACAACCCCGAGACCCAGCTCGCCGAGGTGCCCCGTCCGGAGTTCCTCCGGCGCATCCGCGACGCCTTCGCCACCCTCGAGGCCGCGGTCGACGCCGGCGAGGTGGGCGTCTACGGGGTGGCCACCTGGGACGGCCTCCGCGCCGAGCCGGGCTCGCCCGGACATCTCTCCCTGGAGGAGCTGGTGGGCTGCGCCGTCGAGGTCGCCGGCGACGGCCACCACTTCCGCGCCCTCCAGCTGCCCCTGAACCTGGCCATGCCCGAGGCCGCGGCGAAGCCCACCCAGGCCACCGCCGCCGGCGCGGTCCCGCTGCTCGCCGCCGCCGCCGACCACCGCATGACCGTGATGGCGAGCGCGTCGCTGCTCCAGTCGCGGGTGATCGGCCGGCTCCCCGCGGCTCTCCGCGAGGTGCTCGGCGGCCCCACCGACGCCCAGAGCGCGATCCAGTTCACCCGTTCGGCGCCGGGGCTGACCACCGCGCTGGTGGGGATGAGCCGGGTCGAGCACGTCGAGGAGAACCTGGCGGTGGCGGCGCGGCCGCCGTTGAGCGCCGACGCCTTCGCCTCGATCCTCCGCTGA
- a CDS encoding helix-turn-helix domain-containing protein, which yields MTITEAPRLPAEVSATLLAGSDEIARRLARRLSEELELPPEFSRMRYLRSIVAACRDGLHALLRQLHDGRRPHPDELATLGLAGAQQAELGVPLEVLLRGYRLAAKVVWREVVDAATRMGGLPPETVVALSEQVLEYLDEISGAVGSAYLETRERLVRQRDRERDRVLGRLLAGDVSPELRRLAAACDLELRPPYRLLACAVAPGVDADRLLGAAWRSARGLLVVGDRGVWTALVDGGAGVDRLLRDGMRAMSPGVGAALVIGVGPVAATLEEVAAAARRAHRALDVGRRLRPGELLHEDVELGVFAALDADHDALRAHVERLLGGMVDRSARSTEQLRTLEAVLESRSLGDAAAQLGIHRHTVVYRLERIATRLAVDLDDPGVRHRLWFAIQAQRLLT from the coding sequence ATGACGATCACCGAGGCGCCCCGGCTGCCGGCCGAGGTCAGCGCCACCCTGCTCGCCGGGTCCGACGAGATCGCCCGCCGCCTCGCCCGCCGGCTCAGCGAGGAGCTGGAGCTGCCCCCCGAGTTCAGCCGGATGCGCTACCTCCGGTCGATCGTCGCCGCCTGCCGAGACGGCCTCCACGCCCTCCTCCGCCAGCTCCACGACGGCCGCCGGCCGCATCCCGACGAGCTCGCCACCCTGGGCCTGGCCGGCGCGCAGCAGGCCGAGCTCGGCGTGCCCCTGGAGGTGCTGCTGCGCGGCTACCGGCTCGCCGCCAAGGTGGTGTGGCGCGAGGTCGTCGACGCCGCCACCCGGATGGGCGGGCTGCCCCCGGAGACGGTGGTGGCGCTCAGCGAGCAGGTGCTGGAGTACCTGGACGAGATCAGTGGGGCGGTCGGGAGCGCCTACCTCGAGACCCGCGAGCGGCTGGTGCGCCAGCGCGACCGGGAGCGCGACCGGGTCCTCGGCCGGCTCCTCGCCGGCGACGTCTCCCCCGAGCTGCGCCGGCTCGCGGCCGCCTGCGACCTCGAGCTCCGGCCGCCCTACCGGCTGCTCGCCTGCGCCGTCGCCCCCGGCGTCGACGCCGACCGGCTGCTCGGCGCCGCCTGGCGCTCCGCCCGGGGCCTGCTGGTGGTCGGCGACCGCGGGGTGTGGACCGCCCTGGTGGACGGCGGGGCCGGGGTCGACCGCCTCCTCCGCGACGGGATGCGGGCGATGTCGCCCGGCGTCGGCGCCGCCCTGGTGATCGGGGTGGGGCCGGTGGCGGCGACCCTGGAGGAGGTGGCCGCCGCGGCGCGCCGCGCCCACCGCGCCCTCGACGTGGGCCGCCGGCTGCGGCCCGGCGAGCTTCTCCACGAGGACGTCGAGCTCGGCGTCTTCGCCGCCCTCGACGCCGACCACGACGCCCTGCGCGCCCACGTCGAGCGCCTCCTCGGCGGCATGGTCGACCGCAGCGCCCGCAGCACCGAGCAGCTCCGCACCCTCGAGGCGGTGCTGGAGTCGCGCAGCCTCGGCGACGCCGCGGCGCAGCTCGGCATCCACCGGCACACCGTCGTCTACCGGCTGGAGCGGATCGCCACCCGCCTCGCGGTCGACCTCGACGACCCCGGGGTCCGCCACCGCCTCTGGTTCGCGATCCAGGCGCAGCGGCTGCTCACCTGA
- a CDS encoding ferritin-like domain-containing protein, whose protein sequence is MLYGELFDRLERARWQLRTDIPFHEIDRSKVSDQWIHDLRQVCLTELSALYATEMFLRDFYADIDFCSFVSIWFYEEMKHYLTLRRYLEHFGQEFDDEVELPRLRLTFAEGPAIETLTMHFCGEQRLAHWYTAFSREAPEPVLGLIFKTLAADELRHAACYASYLRKAVKNRPEVLPDILRMTLWMLRSTNDAPKHPTAITVPSVVSKLEDPEYVQRMLNLYLPGRDHEAPVQRRVLAVMSELAGERIEKVKDLLPLIRGAQVA, encoded by the coding sequence ATGCTGTATGGAGAACTCTTCGACCGCCTCGAGCGGGCCCGGTGGCAGCTGCGCACCGACATCCCGTTCCACGAGATCGATCGCTCCAAGGTGAGCGATCAGTGGATCCACGACCTGCGCCAGGTCTGCCTCACCGAGTTGAGCGCGCTGTACGCGACCGAGATGTTCCTCCGGGACTTCTACGCGGACATCGACTTCTGCAGCTTCGTCTCCATCTGGTTCTACGAGGAGATGAAGCACTACCTCACGCTGCGGCGCTACCTCGAGCACTTCGGCCAGGAGTTCGACGACGAGGTCGAGCTGCCCCGGCTGCGCCTGACCTTCGCCGAGGGGCCCGCGATCGAGACCCTCACCATGCACTTCTGCGGCGAGCAGCGCCTCGCCCACTGGTACACGGCGTTCAGCCGCGAGGCTCCCGAGCCGGTGCTGGGGCTGATCTTCAAGACCCTCGCCGCCGACGAGCTGCGCCATGCCGCCTGCTACGCCAGCTACCTGCGCAAGGCCGTCAAGAACCGCCCCGAGGTCCTGCCCGACATCCTCCGGATGACCCTCTGGATGCTGCGCAGCACCAACGACGCCCCCAAGCACCCCACCGCCATCACCGTGCCCTCGGTGGTCTCGAAGCTCGAGGACCCGGAGTACGTGCAGCGGATGCTCAACCTGTACCTGCCCGGCCGTGACCACGAGGCGCCGGTGCAGCGCCGGGTGCTGGCGGTGATGTCGGAGCTCGCCGGCGAGCGCATCGAGAAGGTCAAGGACCTGCTGCCGCTGATCCGCGGCGCCCAGGTCGCCTGA
- a CDS encoding acylphosphatase, protein MTEPRVRVRALVRGRVQAVGFRAFVLHHAQALGLGGTVANRPDGTVECVAEGSPSAVESLVERLRRGPLGARVEALEVRPEEPRGEGVPMRVTA, encoded by the coding sequence ATGACCGAGCCCCGCGTCCGCGTTCGCGCCCTGGTGCGCGGACGGGTCCAGGCGGTCGGCTTCCGCGCCTTCGTCCTCCACCACGCCCAGGCGCTGGGGCTCGGCGGCACCGTCGCCAACCGTCCCGACGGCACCGTCGAGTGCGTCGCCGAGGGCAGCCCGTCCGCGGTCGAGTCGCTGGTCGAGCGGCTCCGCCGGGGGCCGCTCGGCGCCCGGGTCGAGGCCCTCGAGGTGCGCCCCGAGGAGCCCCGGGGCGAGGGCGTGCCGATGCGGGTGACCGCGTGA